A single region of the Planctomycetaceae bacterium genome encodes:
- a CDS encoding tetratricopeptide repeat protein, which translates to MPNNTAKTPKAGPPQFLLDAISAINKGCHDQAIEIFKKNIEHNRFVAYCGIGDVYRAKCEYEEALKWLQKAYDYNPDAPNIIDSMAKVLKKLNRTDEAATIMCKALKRQKDAAGIRAVLDTMRKQGHSEKAAEVLEELIKENPTKLDYVFELGVFFEGIREFEKAEKNYEKIVKIIPHVHTYDRLGWICVKTDRMSQAASHFRKGLQIEPNNEKLKSGLATALMKSGEIQEGSQLLQAAINKAQIDDKTHSTYLYHLHLLPDAELQTISDAHKQWGAKHTPPSMANMNHTNDPDPNRKLRIGYLSPDFKRHPVGAIFEVLINAHNRDIMQIFGYGNVEQPDDLTVKLREKFDCYRDVFKVNDDSLARLIRDDKIDILVDLAGHTAGHRLIMMARKPAPVQVTYLGYFDTTGMSQMDYIITDELLNPPETQKYYTEKFAYLPGGVCFYTHRTEYEILPPPSVKNGYITFGVFSNNMRFNDLLFKTWAQIVKSVPNSKLFIGFTAGDDKAIQESYFKKFEDFGVSRQRIRFSGRKLYNEYIKQYSDVDITFDTFPENGGTTTGDAMWMGCPVISKYGSHMNGRVGLTILNRLDMGEYAVPTREEYIAKAVELAQNPAKLAELRTSLRQKMKNSPLFDAKRMAQEVEAAYRQMWKNWCDARI; encoded by the coding sequence ATGCCAAATAATACTGCCAAAACACCAAAAGCCGGCCCGCCGCAATTTCTGCTCGACGCCATTTCAGCCATAAACAAAGGCTGCCACGACCAGGCAATTGAAATATTCAAGAAAAATATCGAACACAACCGCTTCGTAGCATACTGCGGCATAGGCGATGTATATCGCGCCAAATGCGAATACGAAGAAGCTCTCAAATGGCTGCAAAAAGCGTATGACTACAATCCTGACGCTCCAAATATAATTGACAGTATGGCCAAAGTGCTGAAAAAACTCAACCGGACAGATGAAGCGGCGACGATTATGTGCAAAGCTCTCAAACGCCAAAAAGACGCGGCCGGCATTCGCGCGGTATTAGATACTATGCGTAAACAGGGACATAGCGAAAAGGCCGCTGAAGTTCTGGAGGAATTAATAAAAGAAAATCCGACAAAACTGGATTACGTATTTGAACTCGGCGTATTTTTTGAAGGTATAAGAGAATTTGAAAAGGCCGAAAAAAATTATGAAAAAATCGTAAAGATTATACCTCACGTTCATACTTACGACAGGCTCGGCTGGATTTGCGTAAAAACCGATCGTATGTCGCAGGCTGCTTCGCATTTTCGCAAGGGTCTGCAGATAGAGCCAAATAACGAAAAGCTCAAGAGCGGTCTTGCTACGGCTCTGATGAAATCCGGCGAAATTCAGGAAGGCTCACAGCTTTTGCAGGCTGCCATCAACAAGGCTCAAATTGACGACAAGACACATTCGACATATCTTTACCATCTGCATCTGCTGCCGGATGCGGAATTACAGACTATTTCAGATGCGCACAAGCAATGGGGTGCGAAACATACGCCGCCGTCTATGGCCAATATGAACCACACAAACGATCCAGACCCGAATCGCAAACTCCGTATTGGTTACCTTTCACCTGATTTTAAAAGGCATCCGGTTGGCGCGATATTTGAAGTGCTTATCAATGCACACAACCGCGATATTATGCAGATATTCGGCTATGGAAACGTGGAACAGCCGGACGATTTGACTGTAAAATTGAGGGAAAAGTTTGATTGTTATAGAGATGTTTTTAAAGTTAATGACGATTCGCTTGCCCGGCTTATTAGAGATGACAAAATTGACATTTTGGTTGATCTTGCCGGCCACACCGCCGGCCATAGGCTGATTATGATGGCACGCAAACCAGCTCCTGTTCAGGTTACATATCTCGGTTATTTCGACACAACAGGAATGTCGCAGATGGATTATATTATTACCGATGAACTGCTAAATCCGCCGGAAACGCAGAAATATTACACTGAAAAATTCGCTTATCTGCCGGGCGGTGTCTGTTTTTATACCCACCGCACAGAATATGAAATCCTGCCGCCGCCGAGCGTTAAAAACGGTTATATTACATTTGGAGTGTTTTCCAATAATATGAGATTTAATGACCTGTTGTTTAAAACGTGGGCACAAATTGTAAAATCAGTTCCGAACTCAAAACTTTTTATCGGTTTTACCGCCGGCGATGACAAAGCCATCCAGGAATCTTATTTTAAAAAATTTGAAGATTTCGGTGTTTCTCGCCAACGTATCAGGTTTAGCGGGCGAAAATTGTACAATGAGTACATTAAACAATACAGCGATGTTGACATTACATTCGATACTTTCCCCGAAAACGGCGGCACAACCACCGGTGATGCCATGTGGATGGGTTGTCCTGTCATTTCAAAGTACGGTTCGCATATGAACGGAAGGGTCGGCCTGACAATATTGAACAGACTCGATATGGGCGAATATGCCGTGCCGACAAGAGAGGAATACATCGCTAAAGCCGTTGAACTTGCCCAAAATCCCGCAAAACTGGCAGAATTGCGAACTTCATTGCGACAAAAGATGAAAAACAGTCCGCTTTTTGATGCCAAACGTATGGCACAGGAAGTCGAAGCCGCTTACAGACAAATGTGGAAAAATTGGTGCGACGCACGAATTTAA
- a CDS encoding tetratricopeptide repeat protein, producing the protein MSVNGNNIGDDKELDRAFALFKDGNIRQAGEICRGILEKTPAQIDALQLLGVIYGKEAKYAESAELLEKVIELRPDLPKVYNNLGFALMKLGNLEKAEAAFEKAVSLQTDFKQAYNNLGLVSKKLGNFAQAEIAFDKTLQIDPNYAEVIANLGMTFLAQGKCEQAAEYLRKAIKLMPKFAEFYNNLGTAVMELEQFDEALAAFGKAIEIEPQLAQPHHNRALVMLLLGQFEQGWKEYEWRWMNSGFSTPHRPFMQKRWDGSVEGVGKLLVWGEQGIGDEVQFSSFIPLITAKGINVIVECDKRLVSILQRSLPNVAVFARSDVPAKELDDDSITHQIPVCSLPQVLGWPVNLQPHILPDENLRKQLRDKYKAGKDILLAGISWRSGNSQEGAKRSIDLELWEPIFKIAGVKFVSLQYGQCQKQIQQANQKFGIEIIKDENVNPLTDLEGFCAQTAAMDIVISVDNSTVHFAGVMGTRVWTMLATVPDWRWGLQGETTCWYPSMKLFRQHKRGDWRPVIAKVATELKNKNQK; encoded by the coding sequence TTGTCTGTAAATGGTAACAATATCGGCGATGACAAAGAGCTTGACCGTGCGTTTGCGTTATTCAAGGACGGAAACATTCGGCAGGCGGGGGAAATTTGTCGGGGCATTCTTGAAAAGACTCCCGCGCAAATCGACGCACTGCAATTACTCGGAGTAATTTACGGCAAAGAGGCCAAATACGCTGAATCGGCGGAATTGCTCGAAAAGGTAATCGAACTGCGGCCTGATTTGCCGAAAGTTTATAACAATCTCGGCTTTGCGCTGATGAAGCTTGGAAATCTTGAAAAGGCCGAAGCGGCTTTCGAAAAAGCAGTGTCTTTGCAGACCGATTTCAAACAGGCATACAACAACCTAGGGCTGGTTTCAAAAAAGCTCGGAAATTTTGCACAGGCAGAAATTGCGTTTGATAAAACTCTCCAAATCGACCCGAACTACGCAGAGGTGATAGCAAATCTCGGTATGACTTTTCTTGCACAGGGAAAATGCGAACAGGCGGCCGAATATCTTCGCAAAGCGATTAAGCTAATGCCGAAATTCGCGGAGTTTTATAATAATCTCGGCACGGCTGTAATGGAGCTTGAGCAGTTCGACGAGGCGCTGGCGGCGTTTGGAAAGGCGATTGAAATTGAGCCGCAGCTTGCGCAGCCGCATCATAATCGTGCGCTTGTAATGCTGCTGCTCGGACAATTTGAGCAGGGCTGGAAAGAATATGAATGGCGGTGGATGAACAGCGGATTTTCTACTCCGCATCGGCCGTTTATGCAGAAGCGATGGGATGGTTCTGTTGAAGGCGTTGGAAAACTGCTTGTCTGGGGTGAGCAGGGCATCGGCGACGAAGTGCAGTTCTCTTCATTCATCCCGCTTATAACAGCAAAAGGAATAAATGTAATCGTAGAATGCGATAAGCGGCTTGTGTCTATACTGCAAAGAAGTTTGCCGAATGTTGCTGTCTTTGCGCGAAGTGATGTGCCCGCTAAAGAGCTTGACGACGATTCGATTACACATCAGATACCGGTCTGTTCACTGCCGCAGGTTTTAGGTTGGCCGGTGAATTTACAGCCGCATATTCTGCCGGACGAAAATTTGCGCAAACAATTACGCGACAAATATAAGGCCGGCAAAGATATTTTGCTTGCAGGTATCAGTTGGCGGAGCGGCAACAGTCAGGAAGGTGCAAAACGCTCAATCGATTTGGAATTGTGGGAGCCGATTTTTAAAATCGCAGGCGTGAAATTTGTTAGTCTGCAATATGGTCAGTGTCAAAAACAAATTCAGCAGGCAAATCAGAAATTCGGAATTGAAATAATAAAAGATGAAAACGTAAATCCATTGACAGACCTCGAAGGTTTTTGCGCACAGACCGCGGCGATGGATATTGTAATTTCAGTTGATAATTCGACGGTGCATTTCGCCGGTGTTATGGGGACGCGAGTCTGGACAATGCTTGCGACAGTGCCGGACTGGAGATGGGGGTTACAAGGCGAAACGACTTGTTGGTATCCGTCGATGAAATTGTTCAGGCAGCATAAGCGGGGCGATTGGCGGCCGGTGATTGCGAAAGTCGCAACAGAGTTGAAAAACAAAAATCAAAAATAA
- a CDS encoding glycosyltransferase family 2 protein, whose translation MTKAVSIIIPTHNRPDTLARALNSIATQTYKDLEVIVVNDGGCEVRHIIDTASKKLEIKYVCQNSKGPAAARNTAISCTEGKYITYLDDDDIIYPEHIETLTNFLQTSEYKVAYTDSYRILQEKQGDKYITISKEIFQSQDFNRDYFLVASYIAIQSIMHEKACFDKTGYFDESLATHEDHDLWIRLSHWFDFAHIAKITSEFHEKIDDISQTGSNKQRRLINLEILYKRYNEWSSPKIQYLQKRVLQRMYGNYGIELPQHLR comes from the coding sequence ATGACAAAAGCAGTTTCAATAATTATTCCGACTCACAACCGGCCGGACACTCTGGCACGGGCGTTAAATAGTATCGCCACACAGACGTACAAAGATTTGGAAGTTATTGTGGTCAACGATGGGGGCTGTGAAGTTCGACACATAATCGACACCGCGTCAAAAAAACTTGAGATAAAATACGTTTGTCAAAACAGCAAGGGTCCCGCTGCTGCCCGCAATACCGCTATTTCCTGCACAGAGGGAAAATACATTACATACCTTGATGATGATGATATAATTTATCCCGAACACATTGAGACGCTGACAAATTTTCTGCAAACATCCGAATACAAAGTCGCATATACCGACTCATATCGCATCCTGCAGGAAAAGCAAGGCGACAAATACATTACTATCTCCAAAGAAATTTTTCAATCGCAGGATTTCAATCGTGATTATTTTCTGGTCGCAAGCTACATCGCCATTCAGTCTATAATGCACGAAAAGGCATGTTTCGACAAAACCGGTTATTTCGACGAATCGCTGGCGACGCACGAAGACCACGACTTGTGGATTCGCCTTTCACATTGGTTTGATTTCGCGCACATCGCGAAAATAACATCGGAGTTCCACGAAAAAATCGATGACATTTCTCAAACCGGCTCGAACAAGCAAAGAAGATTAATAAATCTTGAAATACTTTACAAACGATACAATGAATGGTCGTCGCCGAAAATTCAGTATCTGCAAAAAAGAGTGCTGCAAAGAATGTATGGAAATTACGGCATCGAACTCCCACAACATTTAAGATAA
- a CDS encoding glycosyltransferase family 4 protein: MKVFGTVQPFIETSESSFKIGRLVANYEFFNALFKFSDFNEYHIFCPTYANCRLTQDRIFKDEYISQNNKDRIKIYHISSLKNSLEKKKYDVFHLGGWGFFYPGFAHIRNLYAKSLFPITGVTHSLNAKEATYHALKVCAAPVMPFDSIVCTSNCGKKVMQKLFMAAENNFEQKNVKYNGRLDIIPLGIDDKFRDIPKRSESRKLLGIDEDAFAILILGRIETDNKMDIIPFLNTVRRLIKKNADKKINLMIAGGCDKQAQQFLNSLLAEYELEANTKLFLNFENNLKTHLYRAANVYASPVDNFQETFGISVVEAMAHECAVVVSDFDGYSEIVDQNLTGIKIPTYWANITGHLHGVSEIMNFATLQLMLSQSVAVDQEKIFETLQNLLDNPEKCDAMGKRARAKALRQYLWPHVIRQYCCLWDELSKEAKSYKGEIDKRENPFELDYWKVFSHYPSEMVSEDCKISISIYGREILISGKPPLAYSDVSASVIIPNLVITALKIIYSRTIAVSQFIKVLKENADISDAIAMYYILWMLKYNLIKISE; the protein is encoded by the coding sequence ATGAAAGTTTTTGGTACAGTTCAGCCGTTTATAGAAACGTCAGAGTCTTCTTTCAAAATCGGCAGGCTCGTGGCGAATTATGAATTCTTTAATGCCCTGTTCAAATTTTCCGACTTTAACGAATATCACATCTTTTGCCCTACGTACGCTAATTGCCGATTGACGCAGGATAGAATTTTTAAAGATGAATACATAAGTCAGAATAACAAAGACAGAATCAAAATTTACCATATCTCATCGTTAAAAAATTCATTAGAGAAAAAAAAATACGATGTTTTTCATCTTGGCGGCTGGGGCTTTTTTTATCCCGGCTTTGCTCACATCCGCAACCTTTACGCTAAAAGTCTCTTCCCCATAACAGGCGTTACGCACTCATTAAACGCAAAAGAAGCAACGTATCACGCGCTCAAAGTCTGCGCTGCACCTGTGATGCCGTTCGATTCGATTGTCTGCACAAGTAACTGCGGCAAAAAAGTTATGCAGAAATTGTTTATGGCTGCGGAAAATAATTTCGAACAAAAAAATGTGAAATACAACGGCAGGCTGGATATTATTCCTCTTGGCATTGACGATAAATTCAGAGACATCCCAAAACGCAGCGAAAGCAGAAAACTGCTCGGCATTGACGAAGACGCGTTCGCGATTCTCATTCTCGGCAGAATCGAAACCGACAACAAAATGGACATAATTCCGTTTTTGAATACTGTCAGACGACTCATAAAAAAGAACGCGGACAAAAAAATTAATCTTATGATTGCCGGCGGATGCGACAAACAGGCACAGCAATTCCTTAATAGTCTTTTAGCCGAATACGAGCTTGAGGCCAATACGAAATTGTTTCTTAATTTTGAGAACAATTTAAAAACTCATCTTTACAGAGCGGCTAATGTTTATGCTTCTCCGGTCGATAATTTCCAGGAGACTTTCGGCATTTCCGTAGTCGAGGCGATGGCTCACGAATGTGCCGTCGTCGTTTCAGATTTCGATGGCTATTCGGAAATAGTTGACCAGAACCTGACAGGCATAAAAATCCCGACGTATTGGGCAAACATAACAGGCCATCTCCACGGCGTTTCAGAAATTATGAATTTCGCCACGCTGCAACTGATGCTTAGCCAGTCTGTCGCCGTTGACCAGGAAAAAATATTCGAGACGCTGCAGAACCTGCTCGACAATCCTGAAAAATGTGATGCGATGGGCAAAAGAGCAAGGGCAAAGGCGCTGCGGCAATATTTATGGCCGCACGTTATCCGCCAATACTGCTGTTTATGGGATGAGTTGTCCAAGGAAGCAAAAAGTTATAAAGGCGAAATTGACAAGAGAGAAAATCCGTTTGAACTTGATTACTGGAAGGTATTTTCGCATTATCCGTCAGAGATGGTTTCGGAAGACTGTAAAATTTCCATAAGTATATACGGCCGTGAAATACTTATTTCAGGCAAACCACCTCTTGCGTATTCTGACGTCAGTGCAAGCGTTATTATTCCAAATCTTGTTATAACAGCCCTTAAGATAATTTACAGCCGGACTATAGCCGTTTCGCAATTTATTAAAGTTTTAAAAGAAAACGCTGATATCTCTGATGCGATTGCGATGTATTATATTTTGTGGATGCTCAAGTACAACCTCATTAAAATATCTGAATGA
- a CDS encoding flagellar hook-length control protein FliK — MTISLANNLFANTGTAAKQSAASKKTQTAGQAEDKSSPFASELDGSTQALAQKKSVDESANDFSATLAKKTEPKKTSKKNDADDNQQEKDENTENTENSAVPQELLAIPVAQNINIDTNTDVVPEEQLATTDDSVRITADIVQTPAVSQTVSKTNIQEIAAPTDEQTQATEQSISEIISDNLQTAVTDETAVCESENKNEIELTSTAVENLTDISDQTQTEESEDTKPQLTIEELAGSQDLTNVEMPELEIPVVAATVQNQQAFSGEIDSKDDSDSDINIDVESDTTLKDILSEIQNTIPDSAKNNNTNSISSDSVSDDKFSPDDFSVKSVEPDKNSSQQSPDIQDSTIEAKTSDSNNSDSILTSLQSLVTDDSQIFKTSSVAENTHKLNNADSTTSVAGQIQYNIQSSLSADNREIVIQLNPPELGKVEIKFTEDSTGLTGVLSVDKPHTRYEIQQSLPEIIQNLKDGGVDIKKIEVVLANQQEHQDMKDHSSAGQNNWSWQQNSSNQQNNTGGNIYSRWGSKGTESYNPYSTPDMHYSEDSVNMLV; from the coding sequence ATGACTATATCTTTAGCTAACAATTTGTTCGCGAACACCGGCACAGCGGCCAAGCAGTCTGCAGCTTCCAAAAAAACGCAAACCGCCGGCCAGGCCGAAGACAAATCATCACCTTTCGCATCTGAACTGGACGGCAGCACTCAAGCTTTGGCACAGAAAAAATCGGTCGATGAATCGGCTAATGATTTCAGTGCAACCTTGGCGAAGAAAACAGAGCCGAAAAAAACATCCAAAAAAAATGACGCGGATGATAATCAGCAGGAAAAAGACGAGAATACAGAAAACACAGAAAATTCTGCTGTACCACAGGAATTGCTGGCCATTCCCGTTGCCCAAAATATCAATATCGATACCAACACAGATGTAGTTCCGGAAGAACAACTCGCAACGACAGACGATTCTGTCCGAATAACAGCCGATATTGTTCAAACCCCGGCCGTTTCCCAAACAGTTTCAAAAACGAACATTCAGGAAATTGCTGCTCCGACTGATGAGCAAACGCAAGCAACTGAACAGTCGATTAGCGAAATAATTTCAGACAATCTGCAAACAGCGGTAACTGATGAAACCGCAGTCTGCGAAAGCGAAAATAAAAACGAAATAGAACTAACATCAACCGCAGTTGAAAATCTGACCGATATTTCCGACCAAACTCAAACTGAAGAAAGCGAAGACACAAAACCACAGCTTACCATCGAAGAACTGGCAGGCAGTCAGGATTTGACAAATGTGGAAATGCCGGAACTTGAAATTCCGGTTGTTGCAGCTACCGTTCAAAATCAGCAGGCTTTCAGCGGTGAAATAGATTCAAAGGACGATAGTGATAGCGATATTAATATTGATGTCGAATCAGATACTACACTGAAGGACATTTTAAGCGAGATTCAAAACACGATTCCGGACAGTGCGAAAAACAATAATACGAATTCCATATCTTCCGATTCAGTCAGCGATGACAAATTCAGCCCAGACGATTTCTCTGTAAAATCCGTCGAGCCGGATAAAAACTCCTCGCAGCAGTCGCCGGATATACAGGACAGCACTATTGAGGCCAAGACATCGGATTCAAACAACAGCGACTCAATACTGACAAGCCTGCAATCTTTGGTTACAGATGATTCACAAATTTTCAAAACATCTTCGGTCGCTGAAAACACTCACAAACTAAACAACGCCGATTCGACGACAAGCGTTGCCGGCCAGATTCAGTACAATATCCAATCTTCATTAAGCGCGGATAACAGGGAAATTGTTATTCAGCTCAATCCTCCGGAGCTTGGCAAAGTCGAGATAAAATTTACAGAAGACAGCACAGGTCTTACCGGCGTACTTTCAGTCGATAAACCGCACACAAGATATGAAATTCAGCAATCGCTTCCTGAAATAATTCAGAATCTCAAGGATGGCGGAGTTGACATAAAGAAAATAGAAGTTGTTTTGGCTAACCAGCAGGAGCATCAGGATATGAAAGATCATTCATCAGCGGGACAAAACAACTGGTCTTGGCAGCAAAATTCATCCAACCAGCAAAACAACACCGGCGGGAACATCTACAGTCGGTGGGGGTCCAAAGGCACAGAAAGTTATAACCCGTATTCCACACCGGATATGCACTATAGTGAAGATTCGGTAAATATGCTGGTATAG